One Catillopecten margaritatus gill symbiont DNA window includes the following coding sequences:
- a CDS encoding putative type I restriction enzymeP M protein produces MRIYFQYHHSNIMFEQTFKNIDDILHKDAGCGSELDYVEQTSWVLFLKYLDDLEQDKQTAAELTGEAYQAIVSAPFRWATWAVPKLDNGNIDHNALTGDDLLDFVNNQLFPYLKKFKTQATSANTIEYKIGEIFSELKNRIQSGYNLREVITLVNELHFRTHQEKHEMSHLYESKIKNMGNAGRNGGEYYTPRSLIKTIVKVVSPKIGDTIYDGAVGSAGFLVEAFEYLNKKGLSTSDTETLQKNTFYGKEKKSLAYIIGIMNMVLHGIEAPNIIHANTLAENLSDIQEKDRFDVILANPPFGGKERAEVQQNFPIKTGETASLFLQHFIKILKAGGKAGVVIKNTFLSNTDNASIALRKELLSSCNLHTVLDLPGGTFTGAGVKTVVLFFNKGESTQKTWFYQLNLDRNLGKTNPLNERDLAEFIEFQKTQKSSENAWTVDITKLEKNTVDLSAKNPNTPEEAPLREPKEILENMAELDKESEEILSKIEELL; encoded by the coding sequence ATGCGTATTTATTTTCAATATCATCATAGCAACATTATGTTTGAACAAACCTTTAAAAACATAGACGATATACTCCATAAAGATGCAGGTTGTGGCAGTGAATTAGACTATGTAGAACAAACTTCTTGGGTGTTGTTTTTAAAATATTTAGACGATTTAGAGCAAGACAAACAAACCGCCGCTGAACTCACTGGGGAGGCTTATCAAGCCATTGTTTCTGCACCATTTCGATGGGCAACTTGGGCAGTGCCAAAACTTGATAATGGTAATATTGACCATAATGCTTTAACAGGCGATGACTTGCTGGATTTTGTCAATAATCAACTGTTTCCTTATCTAAAAAAATTCAAAACCCAAGCCACAAGTGCCAATACCATTGAATACAAAATCGGCGAAATTTTCAGCGAATTAAAAAATCGCATTCAAAGTGGCTATAACTTGCGAGAAGTGATAACCCTTGTTAATGAGTTGCATTTTAGAACGCACCAAGAAAAGCATGAAATGAGCCATCTGTATGAAAGCAAAATTAAAAATATGGGTAATGCAGGACGAAACGGCGGCGAATATTACACCCCTCGTTCGCTTATTAAAACCATTGTTAAAGTGGTTTCGCCAAAAATAGGCGATACTATTTATGACGGTGCGGTGGGTAGCGCAGGATTTTTGGTTGAGGCTTTTGAATATTTGAATAAAAAAGGTTTATCTACTAGCGACACAGAAACTTTGCAAAAGAATACTTTTTATGGCAAGGAGAAAAAATCCCTCGCTTATATCATTGGCATTATGAATATGGTTTTGCATGGGATAGAAGCCCCCAATATTATTCACGCCAATACACTGGCTGAAAATTTAAGCGACATTCAAGAGAAAGACCGTTTTGATGTTATTTTAGCCAACCCACCTTTTGGCGGCAAAGAGCGAGCCGAAGTGCAACAAAATTTCCCGATTAAAACCGGTGAAACTGCCAGTTTATTTTTACAACACTTTATCAAAATCTTAAAAGCAGGTGGCAAGGCAGGCGTGGTGATTAAAAATACTTTTTTAAGCAACACCGACAACGCCTCAATCGCCTTACGCAAAGAATTATTAAGCAGTTGCAATTTACACACCGTGCTAGATTTACCGGGCGGAACCTTCACAGGGGCAGGGGTGAAAACCGTCGTCTTGTTTTTTAACAAAGGCGAATCCACGCAAAAAACTTGGTTCTATCAACTTAATTTAGACAGAAACCTCGGCAAAACCAACCCACTCAATGAGCGAGATTTGGCAGAATTTATTGAATTTCAAAAAACCCAAAAATCCAGCGAAAACGCTTGGACGGTAGATATTACCAAGCTTGAGAAAAACACAGTTGATTTATCCGCCAAAAATCCAAATACGCCTGAAGAAGCCCCTTTGCGTGAGCCAAAAGAAATATTAGAAAATATGGCAGAACTGGATAAAGAAAGTGAAGAAATTTTAAGCAAAATAGAAGAATTACTATGA